The Hippopotamus amphibius kiboko isolate mHipAmp2 chromosome 13, mHipAmp2.hap2, whole genome shotgun sequence sequence gggtacatgtatcttttcgaagtatggttttctccaggtgtgtgcccaggagtgggatggctggatcatatggtagctctatttttagttttttcaggaacctccatactgttctccacagtgactgtaccaatttacagtcccaccaacagtgtaggagggttcccttttctccacaccctctccagcatttattgtttgtagacgttttgatgatgaccatactgaccggtgtgaggtgatacctcattgttttgatttgcatttctctaataagtagcaatgttgagcatcttttcatgtgctttttggccatctgtatgtcttatttggagaaatctctgtttagatcttctgcccatttttgattttttttttttttatattgagctgcatgagctgtttgtatattttggagattaatccctgttGTTTGcattgattgcaaatattttctctcctgtggattttctttttattttgtttatgatttcctttactgtgcaaaagcttttaagtttaattaggtcccatttgtttatttttgtttttcttttcattactgtaggaggtggatccaaaaagacattgctgtgatttatgtcaaagagtgttctgcctatgttttcctctaagagttttatagtatctggtcttacatttaggtctttaatctattttgagtttatttttgtgtatggtgttagagaatgttctaatttcattcttttacatgtagctgtccagttttcccagcaccacttattgaagagactatgttttctccattgtatattcttgtttcctttgacaaggtgtgtgggtttatttctgggctttctctcctgttccattgacttataagtctgtctttgtgccagcaccatactgttttgattactatagctttatagtgtagtctgaagtcagggagcctgattcctccaactctgtttttctttctcaagattgctttggctctttggggtcttttgtgtttccatataaattttaagagtttttttgtgctagatctgcaaaaaatgccattgatatttttatagggattgcactgaatttgtgGATTACCTTGGATAgaatagtcattttgacaatattgattcttccaacccaagaataTGGTATAGCTTTCCATCTGTTTGGGTCATCTTCGATTTCAtccgtgtcttatagtttttggagtacaggtcttttgcctccttaggtaggcttgttcctaggtattttattctttttgatgaaatgataaatgggattatttcctcaatttctctttttgatctttcactgttagtgtatagaaatgcaacagatttctgtgcattaattttgtatctacaactttactgaattcattgatgagctctagtagttttctggtggcatcttgaggattttctatgtatagtatcatgtcatttgcaaacagtgacagttttacttcttcttttccagtttgtattccttgtatttcttttccttctctgcttgtCATGGGTAGGAcctccaaaactattttgaatgaaagtggtgagagtgggcatccttgtcttgtccctgatcttagaggaaatgctttcaggttttcaccattaagtgtgatgtttgctgtgggtttgtcatatatggcctttattatgttgaggtaggttccctctaggcctactttctggagagtttttttttatcataaatgggttgttttttgtcaaaagctttttctgcatctattgaaatgatcatatggtttttattcttcaatttgttgatgtggtgtgtcacactgattgatttgtggatattgaaaaaccttgcatccctgggataagtcccacttgatcatggtatatgatcctattaatgtattgttgggtttgatttgctagtattttgttgaggatttttacatctatgttcatcagtcatattggcctgtgattttcttctttttgtgttatctttgtctggttttggtatcagggtgatgatggcctcatagagtgagtttaGAAGTGttacttcctctgcaatttttgaaatagtttcagaaggatccGTGTTagcttttttctaaatgtttgatagaattaacctgtgaagccatctggtcctggacttttgtttgttgggagttttaaagtcacagtttcaatttcagtgcttgtaattggtctgttcacattttctgtttcttcctggttcagtctggggagattgtacctttctaagaatttgtccattttttctggcttgtccattttattggcacatagttgcttgtagtaatctcttatgaccctttgtatttccttttaaaaaatatgtatttatcttattttatttttggttgtgttgggtcttagttgcagcatgcagtctctttgttgtggtgtgtgggctctttagtgatggtgcatgggctccagagtgcatgggctctgtagtttgtggcacacagtctctctagttgaggtgcatagGCTTATTTGGGATCCcagcatcatgtgggatcttagttccccaatcagagatcatccctgcatccctgcattggaaggcagattcttaaccactggaccaccagggaagtcctgatcctttgtatttctgtagtgtccaatgtaacttctcctttttcatttctaattttatcgaTTTTTAGCTCTCTCCCTTTTTTcgtgatgaatctggctaaattttgtttatcttttcaaagaaccagcttttagttcatTGAcgttttctattgttttctttgtctctatttcatttatttctgctctgatctttatgatttatttccttacactaacttggttttgtttgttcttctttctctaattgctttaggtataagcttaggttgtttgagatttttgtttcctgaagtaagattgtattgctgtaaacttcccttttagaactgattttgctgcattctataggttttggatcatcgtgttttcatttttatttgtctctatgtatttttttgattttctctttaatttcttcagtgaaccattggttgtttagtagcatattgtttagcctccatgtgtttgtgttttttacagttattttccttgtagttgatttctaatctcacagtgttGTAGGTGGAAAAGATGGTTGATGTGATTTCAAGTTTCTGAAATTTAtcgaggcttgctttgtggcccagcatgtgatctatcctggggaatgtttcatgtgcatttgagaagaacgtgtgttctgctgctttaggatggaatgctctataaatatcaattaagtccatctggtctaatgtgttacttaaggcctgtgtttcctattcattttctgtctggatgatctgtccattgatgtaagtggggtgttaaagtcccctgctattattattgtcttattctccttttatggctgttagcatttgccttatatatcaaggtgctcctatgttgggtgaatatgtatttacaattgttatatcttcctcttggattgatccctttatcattatgtagtgtccttctttgtgtcttgtaacagtctttaaagtctatttatctgatataaatattgctactccagctttcttttaatttctatttgcatggaatacatttttccatgccctcactttcactctgtatgtgtccctagatctgaagtgggtgtcttgtagacagcatatatgtgggtcttacttatgtatccattcagccagtccatgTCTTTTGGTtcaagcatttaatccatttacatttaagttagTTACCAGCATGTATATTCTTACTGCcactttgttaattgttttggatttgttttggaaggtctgttttcttcccttcctctttgttctcttctcgtgatttgatgactatctttagtgttgtgtttggattcacttttcttttttgtgtatctattgaagatttttggtttgtggttatcatgaggttttgatatagcaggcTGTATatatacaagattgttttaagttgctggtatcttcttttcaaatgcatttccaatatgctgcatttgtactctcttcTTCTTACGATTGttggttttgatatatttgtgtgatgatttcctacctttactatatgtttgcctttaccagtgagctttcccattcataattttcttgtttctagttgtagGCTTTTCCTTTCCACCcatagaagttcctttagcatttgttgtaaagctggtttggtggtgctgaattcttttagcttttgcttgtctgaaagcttttgatttctccatcaaatttgaATAAGACCCTTTcagggtggagtattcttggttgtaggctttcccctttcatcactttaaatatattgtgccatcccttctggcctgcagagtttctgctgaaaaatcagctgataaccttatggggattcccttgtatgttatttgtttcatttcccctgttgcttttagtattttctgtttgtctttagattttgtcagtttgattaacaTATCTCAGCAtgttccttgggtttatcctgtatgggactctgcgcttcctgaatttgggtgactgtttcctttcccatgttagggaagtttacagttattatctcttcaaatattttctcaggccctttttctcttctccttctgggagccttataatgtgaatgctggtacgtttaatgttgtcccagaagatccttaaactgtcctcatttcttttcattcttttgtgtttattctcttttgcagcagtgatttccaccattctgttttccagctcacttatccattctgcctcatttagtctgctattgattccttccagtgtatttttcatttcagttattgtattgttcaactatgttctttaaatcttctatctctttgttaaacatttcttgcattttgtcatctgtgcctccattctttttctgtgatcttggatcatctttactatcattactctgaaatcttttttgggtaggttgcctatctccacttcacttagttgttcttctgggggtttatcttgttcctttgtctggaacatatttctctgccatctctttTGGTCTTTGGTCtaactttctgtatttgcagTCCCACAGgcaagttcctcttgcttctggtgtctatcccctggtgggtgaggttggtttaagaggcttgtgcaggcttcctggtgggagggactggtgcctgcccactggtgggtggagctggatcttgtcccactggtgggcaggactgtgtcaagtggtgtgtttagaggtggctgtggactcaggaagactttaagcagcttgtcggctgatgggtggggctgtgttcccaccgtttgttgtttggcctgaggcatcccagcactggagccaaACGGCTcatgggtggggccaggtctcgGTGCCAAAATGGTGACCTCCAGGAcagctcacaccaatgagtataCCCCAGtacctctgccaccagtgtccttgcccacagtgagctacagctgcctcccagctccccaggagaccctccaacatcagcaggtaggtctggcccaggctcctatgaagtcaGTGCTTTTTCCCCTGGGTCCTAGTGCACACAAgtccttgtgtgcaccctccaagagtggcatTTCTGTtaccctcagtcctgtggagttGCTGcaatcaagccctgctggccttcaaaaccaaatgctctggggtctcctgatgccagacccccagactggggagcctgacgtgggactcagaactctcactcttgTGGGAGgacctctgcaatataattatttttcagtttgtgggttgcccatccagcaggtatgggatttgattgtatcaCGAATGCACCCCTTGTACCATCtcatggcttcttctttgtctttggaagtAGAATAccttttttggtaggttctagtccttttctgcatctacagttgttcagcagttagttgtgattttggtgtttttgtgagaGTAGGTGAGCTCAGGTCCTTCTCCTTCGCCATCTTGTCCTTGCCCCTGGGATCTGCCTTTCTGACTCCTCTTGCTTTCTAGTAAATGCTGACCCCTGGCTGGACTGTAGCTTCATACAGGCAGAGGCCAGATGAGTCACCTTCCCATGTCCCTAGGACATGGACAATAGAGGTTCCCTAAACATATCAAATGAATGAGATCCAGGAAAGAGTCACAGGTCAGTGACATCTTGATCAAAGATGAAAAAGTATGTTTGTTAAACATGCAAGACTCTGCCTGCAGCTCAAAGAAGTCCCAAGACTCCTCCAGGCTTCACAGCTTCCAAACCTGGTGGCTCTGGCTTCCTGACCCCACGTCCAGAACCACACTCCTCACCTTGAGCTGGGCCTCCAAGCTCCAGGGAGCCAACACCTCACTCTCTAGGGTGGAAGGCAGCTGCCTGTGCTTGTGCCTCCATATCCCCTGTGCAGTGTGGGCTGTGACTCACTTCTAAGTCATTGTTGACAGCAATGCCTGTGTGAAGGCAGCTGCTCATAGACAAAATCAGTGAGCTCTGTCTGAACgcaacaaagaaaattttaacagaTTCCAACTGGTCTACCAATATCTTCAAAGGAGAATTCCAACTGAATTTTTCATAACTTATATTTCCTtatatcaaaaacatttttaattagtaAAAACAAAGGACACTCAAAATctgataaaaatcatattttccttttaattgacACCATTTCCTCTCTTGGGTGCTACTTTGGTAATGATTAGGTCCCCACCTCTCAAGAACATTGCATCTGAACAGGCTGAGACAGAGCCAGTGTGAACACAGACCCCAAACCAGGGCTTtcagaataaaaagaacagaaaaaaaaaaccagccttTCTCTTCACTTACAAAGGGAGTCACTCAGAGGGTCCAAATCTCTTGTTTTCCAAACCTAGAAAACCTGGAGCTCAATGCAAAACTGGAAACCAGAATATATCAGAAATGAAGCACAGTGCTTCCTCAAATACTCAAGTTCTCATCTGCCTCTTCTACAAGGAATGGCCCCACTCCagcatttttaaaggaagatgttttgtttctatttcactttccAACTGGGTATAAAATCTACTAAAAGGGATACAATGAATCAGAATAAATCAGCTCACTCACAAGAGACACTCCCCGATAATGATTTTTGGTTGCTGAGATTATTCAGCACATTATTTCAAAGTGGCAAAATTCAGGACAATCTGAGAAGAGAATTCAGAAGTGGCAGCTACATTCACTGATAGGTTCATCTgagacacacatacatacaaccCCATTTTTCAGTGTATATGTCAAGGGGCCAAGACCCCTGATCAGCACAATAAGTTATTTTGTACATTACAGTGCACAGAACAACAGAGGGAAAGACACTTTCTTGGAGAGGTTCATATCGCTCTGAAGGAGGCTGGAGCCCAGAGCCCTGGGGCCTTCATTAGCTCGATCCCTCCTCTTCTTTGGTTGTGGTGGCCTCAGAGGCAGCTGCTTCCTTTAAAGGATCCGctggcttctcttcctcctcctcctcctcctcttgggGATAGAGGTCTGGGTACTTCTGCATGCACTCCTGCATGGCCCGGAACTGGTCTATACAGTCTGACCCCTTGACATCCTCTGTGCTGTAGTGGAAGCAGGAAAAGGCCGCCTTGAACTGTTCCCCGCACGGGCCGCTGGCCATCCCCCCAAGGCACGGACAGTTCCAGTTGATGTCTCCATTTGGCAGGATCAGTCCTGGGACAGGAAGATGGGCAAGGAAGTGTGAGAGGTGTTGCCTGAGGTTtcagaaaaagcaaaaccaagacCAGCCTTCACAGGAATATCAGTAACATGAACTGCTGCCTAGCCGGCATTCGCTGGTGGGCCTGCCTCACCCTCGGGATTGGGTTCAAATGCCCAGCACAAGCTCAGCATTCCTGGctccatggggggggggggggggggggttggttcaCCATCAGCGACTGTCTTCATGTGCAGCCACTGGCCTGTGTGCTAAGCCACCTCCCAGTGCTGTAGCTGTGCCTGTGCTCCAAGAACTACACAGCAGAAACCGTTTAATTCAAAGCAGAAGTGACCACTTGGATAGTTACTGAGAAGCTTTTAAAGCCTAAACACTTTAAGGCGCCGAGGTACTGGTCTCCTCCTTCCACACAGATGGTCGGGACCCCCCACCCTATGCACCATCCCCTCAAGCCCCTCCCGCTCCTCCACTGCTCTCAGCTCAGCACAGCATGAGGACTGGTCAAAGCGAGGCTGGAAGCTGTCCCAGGCATGGTGGACAGGAAAAGGTGAATGACGTGCCAGAGCACTGTTGCTCCATTCTTGTAAAAATGGAAAACCATTCAAAactcagaagaaagaagaaacgtCTAGGTTTGGCCTTATGGCCAGGGAAGTGCATGGGAACGAGGGCTGGAAAGCACATGCCCCCTCACACCTGAGGGAGACGTACTCAGTGTCCTAGGAGCAGTGGTGGCTGAGGCAGACACCTGGAAACCCAGCCGCGGCCAGGAATGCTGACCGCCACCAGCACTCACCGTGCTCCTCATACGGATCATTGGGGTCGTCAGCCACCAGCTCCGCGTTGCTTGGAGTTTCATGGTCTTCTTTGGTCACAAATATGATTCGATCCTTCCCTAGTGTTTGGACAACAGAGGGAGAAATGTTTCACCCAGGAGCTGTGAATCAGCCCTAAGCCCAAGCAGCCACGGAAACCTCGTTTGAAGACTGTCCCATTTGAAACCCCGAAGTGATGTGACCCTTGCACAATGTGCTCCCTGGGCTGGGGACTTGCTCACCGCCGAGTATGGGGGAAGGTCTAGCAGCCACTACTGCACCGTGTGCCTGTGGCAGGAATGGGGAGGAAGTCGGTACCCCATGGTGCCATGGGCATCCTCAGGTGGGAGTCTAGACGCCCCAACCCATCAAATGCAGCTGCTCTCAGCTCCCAAGTTTGCTGACGTCTAAGAAGCTGGTCTTCCTCCCTTGCTCAGAACTCCCATGCACTCCACAACTCTGTTACTTCCCGTCCCTGTGAGCACCTCCTCCACTTGCTCCAGGCCCCACAGGGCCTGCCAGCAGGCGCCTTCAGACAGCACTTCACCTTCTGGGCTCCTCCGGAAGAGGCTTGGAAAAAGCATGCAGGTGACAGTAAACACCAGAGATGTACCAGTGAGGAcagtggtggggagagagggaaggtacTTGGTGCTTTACACCCTCCCCACAGCTGTGCAAGGTCTCCCAGGCGGGGTGACAGCAACAACAGCTGACCCTCAGCACGCTTAGGACCATGGCCGGCTCCACAACACCTGAGGTTTCTTCTCCAACACCTCCCATTCTATCTCAGAGAAGGCGGCTTGTCCCAAGTGGCCTGGGAAAGGACTGGAGCCGTGCAGCCAGGGCATGTTGAAGAACCTAAAGACCTTGGTTATTCTGGCCAGTGTTCAGAACAGTCAAAAGCAGTCTGCACAAGTGCTGAGTGCTGAGCAGAATAAACAAGCTGCCACAGTTGCTCAGCTCAGCTCTGACAGTTTTGTTTACCAGGATCTCAGCCAGGCCCAGTCCAACAGGGAGGCAGGTTTCAGGCCCAGAGGCAAGGGGTCCAAGCCTGGCTGGGTACAGCGGGCACCAGTGGGGCTTGTGAGGCCCACAGGCCCAGCTTCACCCAAAAGAAGCTGATTCAAGCTCTCTGCATGTCCACGCCGCTGGCGGGCTCCTGGGTGATGGATGCACAACCCCACCCAGAATGTTCCAGGTCCCTCCCACAGGCCGTGTCTTCTCAGGCACCTTCCTGGACATCCCCCCGGGGAGATCAGTTACACTGGATTGAAGGATGTGATACTGTCATttagaataagaaatatatatttgctcTTTGACCCCATTCTtagcacagaactcctaaaatttCAATTCCCCAAGTGATGAGCGCATAAaggtcttttgttatgttaataatAAGATGGCTTTGGGGAACCTGAGGACTGgcgctggttgccaggagaaacAGCCCTCCGATTAGGGGGTGGAGCTTTCAGTCACCCTtcccggggaggggagaggggctgcaggCTGAATCAGCTGCCAGTGGTTGATGGTTTAAGCAATCATGCCTGTGTGATGAAGCATCCGCAAAAGCCCAAGCAGACAGGTGGACACGTGCAGGTTCGGGGAGAGTAGGTgcccagagagggcatggaagctccaccccttcccctcaCCTTGCCCTGTGCGTCTCTTCCATCCAGCTGtttctgagttatatccttttataatgcAATATAATGTTCTATCCGTTTATAATAATCCAGcaatctagtaagtaaactgtttctctgagttctgtgagcccctCTAGCACATAAATCCAACCCTAGGAGGGGGTTGTGGGCACCTCTGATCTACAGCCAGGGGTTCAGAAGCACAGATGACAACCTAGACTTGTGACTGGCACCTGCAGTTGGGGAGAGGTGTTGCAGGGCTGAACCCTTAAGCTGTGGGACCTGACACCATCTCCAGGTAGACAGCGACGGGTAGAGCTGAAGTGTAGGACACCctgctggtgtcagagaattgcttgATGTGGGGAAAATACCAACACACTGGAATTGGAATCAGAATCATTAACAGCAGAACATAACTGCACCTTTTATACACTTGGGCCCTAATCAATGAGTTTCCCACCCGCTGGCTCATATAATCCCCACATCAACACCGTGAGGCGGGTATTACTAATATAATCCCCACATCAACACCGTGAGGCGGGTATTACTAGTCTCCTATTTACAGAgagaggaaacggaggcccagagaagtcaGGAAACCAGCCTGAAGACACACAGTACATGAAGGCAGAGCAGGAACACAAACTCTGGTCTGAAAGATTGCGAGTGTGTCGCCTTGTCCAGTGCACGCCTGTCCCAGCAGGAATGTCTGGGAGTGGACACAGGACTGACACAAGGATAGTGCTCACTGACCCCTAAGTCCCAACTGTGAAGAAAGAACTCGTCATGACTGCTGACTAGTGGGCTAACCAGCTAGGTCGGAAGTCTCATGACATTTCTCAGATATTTctctagagaaataaaatataaaaatgcttgTTTTCTCTTCCAAGATAACCTTAAAAAGTTGACACAAGCATACTGGGAAGGATGTGGATAACCACCTTAAGCCCTCTTAGAGCTCAAGTCAAGATGTTCATGATCACAGGTGACGGGAGAAAAGGCCTGGGGTGGACGTAACTCCCAGCCAAGGGAGGGCCAGTGACTTCCTGGTCTCCACGGCAAAGGCTCCTCAGTCAGAGGCTGGCCCTGGATGACCCTGGCCATCAGACGGTGGCACAGGGACGGTAACCTCAAGGACCCCCACTGGCACAGAAGCACGTTCTCTGTGCGAGGGGCAATTCAGTCAAATATCATTTCCCAGACTGAATTAATGTTGTAAACTAAATGCTGTGAGAATTCAACCCATTTATCTGTCTGGTTTGagagttactgaagcccacaggcaaATGTTTATAAGAGCAGGTTCCTTAGACATTTACGTgacagtaataaaagaaaaaaataaaaatcaatacaaaaatatatttctcaaattCAGGAAGCAGTGATTCCCTGATGCTGGACTCATTATAGGAGAATCAACCTTTTTAAACAACCTGGAACTAATTccatttatgagggctccaccctcatgacttaagctcctctcaaaggccccacctactAATACCATTCACTcctggggttaggatttcagcatatgaattttgggggacacataTCATAGCAATGAGAAAATAAGGTCCCCTTGGTGATTTGACTCATTTGGGGGCAGGGACTTATCTTTACACCGCCAACCGTGGTATCCAGATGGTCCTCATGTTGGTCGAATGGACCAATAATAGAAAGGGCTCAAAACCATCTGTAAGAAGAACACAAGCACAGCCCTGAGGCTGAGAATTAAGCCCAGCTTTGGGAGGTCTGGCTCACAGTGCCATCAATATCCCAGAGAGTCTTAGGACTGAGGTTCAAATCTGGGCTTAAGCACATAACAGCTGCTGTGATCTCAGGCACCTACCAGCTCAGCCTACCTACCTCCATGGTTAAGGCAAGAGTCAAGAGGCTTTGGTTAAACACAGGAAGGGACGTGAGCTTCTGCTCTCACCTGAGATTCCACTCAAAACACAGTAACCTTTTAAACGGCATCAAATGACAAACATAAAATCTCCCAGAAGAGAGAATCGGAGGCTGGAGGTGTAAGTGTTAGAAGTGGGATAGAGGAGTGCTCTTGCCTTAAAGACTGGAGAAAGCTGACTGCAAAGTCCCCAGGAGGGTCAGTCAACTGGAAGAGCAGTCCCCACTCCAAGCCCTGGAAGGACCAGGAATCAGAGGCCCCAGATCACTCTGAAAGCAGGACTTCAGGGTGAGGCTGAGGACAGAAGGAATGACTGAGCAGTTAGATACCAAGATACCCCCAGTTCTGCAGTTTTACTCTTTGCAGCTGTCCTTGACTCCCATGTTTTTCTCACACTGCCCTCATCCAATCTGGCTGGCTCTGCTTTCAacatccagaaagacctgcatCCCTCACCTCCACGACCCCATCTCCCACCACCTGCTGCCTCCATTCAGCATCTCCTTGTTTTCACTTGAAGATGCTGAGCACAAGCCtgcctcggggcctttgcacaggctgttctgTTGTCCAGGAACACAATGAGATACCCTCACAGCCACCCTCTCCCTGACTTCATACCTCCCGCTCGGGTGCCATCTTCCttcatcactccccatcaccctTAGCCTGCTTTTTCTCACCTaacaattatatattaatatttgtttaccaCCTGTCTCCCCCCTGAAATGTCAGCTCCTCAGAGACAAGGATTTGTGTATTCCATTCATTGCAGTATTCTCggagcctagaacagtgcccaaGATGTAAGGGATGatcagtatttgttgaaaaagTGAATGGAGAAATGAACTCTGAATTCAGACATGAAGACCCCAGACCCAGTGGAGGGCAGAAgacagaatggctatcaccatgAAGTaggttagaggaaaaaaaaaccttagatGGGTGGTCTCATTTCCTATAGAACATGTTCAAGTC is a genomic window containing:
- the CHCHD4 gene encoding mitochondrial intermembrane space import and assembly protein 40, which codes for MAYCRQEGKDRIIFVTKEDHETPSNAELVADDPNDPYEEHGLILPNGDINWNCPCLGGMASGPCGEQFKAAFSCFHYSTEDVKGSDCIDQFRAMQECMQKYPDLYPQEEEEEEEEKPADPLKEAAASEATTTKEEEGSS